Proteins encoded together in one Desulfovibrio sp. UCD-KL4C window:
- a CDS encoding lytic transglycosylase F, with protein sequence MKNLVSCLFLSLSLIFLVSGCNSTPETPTRSSKKWKMDLPDSLKLKLPIRVLVSYNRTNFFTVKGATRGLEHDLMQAYKKYLSKKSKNEHVRMVFIALPFEELIPALLEGRGDIIAAGLTVTPNRKKKVDFASPYMEGGAEIVVGSRKAKPISKLTDLAGKTVYVMAGSSYKTRLESLNSGFKKKGLAPVDIVEADKHLVTEDLLEMAERSMIEYAVADSHVAELWKKPLPDIRLYRDAPLHGGREIAWAIRPSSKVLQKSLSEFAATVRQGTLLGNMVFKRYFVNTRWVKSPSMVIGWKEMQPITNVFKKYGKKYNFDWLKLMAIAYQESGLNMNKSSHKGAVGIMQIKPSTAADKNVDVKNINTLDGNVHAGVKYLRFLRDRYFKDVAKDAQVDFALAAYNAGPNRIIKLRKQAKEMGLDPNQWFGNVEYAAYKDIGSETPTYVANIQMNYAFYKSAAKVLVKRIEVKNDN encoded by the coding sequence ATGAAAAATCTTGTTTCTTGTCTTTTTCTCAGCTTGAGCCTCATTTTTTTAGTTTCAGGCTGTAATTCTACGCCCGAGACTCCAACCAGATCTTCTAAAAAGTGGAAGATGGACCTGCCTGATAGTTTAAAACTTAAACTTCCGATACGTGTTCTGGTCAGTTATAACCGCACAAATTTTTTCACAGTTAAAGGGGCGACTCGGGGGCTTGAACATGACCTGATGCAGGCTTACAAGAAATATTTGTCTAAAAAATCAAAAAATGAACATGTGCGTATGGTTTTTATTGCCTTGCCGTTTGAGGAACTTATTCCTGCATTGCTTGAGGGAAGAGGGGATATTATAGCCGCAGGGCTGACGGTTACACCTAATCGCAAAAAGAAAGTCGATTTTGCATCTCCATATATGGAAGGAGGGGCAGAAATAGTTGTTGGATCGCGAAAAGCTAAGCCCATTTCAAAATTGACTGATCTTGCAGGTAAAACTGTTTATGTAATGGCGGGTAGCAGCTACAAAACCCGTCTTGAATCTTTAAATTCCGGTTTTAAAAAGAAAGGGCTTGCTCCTGTAGATATAGTTGAAGCAGACAAACATCTTGTTACAGAAGATCTGCTGGAAATGGCCGAGCGCAGTATGATTGAATATGCTGTTGCTGATAGTCACGTTGCAGAGCTTTGGAAAAAACCACTTCCGGATATTAGACTTTATAGAGACGCTCCTTTGCATGGTGGCAGAGAAATCGCTTGGGCTATCAGGCCATCCAGTAAGGTACTGCAGAAAAGTTTGAGTGAATTTGCCGCAACTGTCCGGCAGGGAACGCTTCTCGGTAATATGGTTTTTAAGCGTTACTTTGTGAATACAAGATGGGTCAAAAGTCCTTCTATGGTTATAGGTTGGAAGGAAATGCAGCCAATTACCAATGTTTTTAAGAAATACGGTAAAAAATATAATTTTGACTGGCTTAAGCTTATGGCGATTGCGTATCAGGAATCAGGTCTCAATATGAATAAATCAAGCCATAAAGGAGCTGTCGGCATTATGCAGATCAAGCCTTCTACCGCAGCTGATAAAAATGTTGATGTTAAAAATATTAATACGCTTGATGGCAATGTTCATGCCGGAGTTAAGTATCTTAGATTTTTGCGTGATAGATATTTTAAAGATGTGGCAAAAGATGCTCAGGTTGATTTTGCTCTCGCCGCCTATAATGCCGGGCCTAATCGTATCATCAAGCTTAGAAAGCAAGCGAAAGAAATGGGCCTTGATCCTAATCAATGGTTCGGAAACGTGGAATACGCTGCTTACAAGGATATAGGTTCTGAAACTCCTACATATGTTGCCAATATTCAAATGAACTATGCTTTTTATAAATCAGCTGCCAAAGTTTTGGTTAAGCGGATTGAAGTGAAAAATGATAACTGA
- a CDS encoding CatB-related O-acetyltransferase produces the protein MSTPLFPRSDDKNTCNLREAITNEYIIVGEYTYYHDFEDPLKFQEKNVLYHYPFVNNDRLIVGKFCSIAHGAKFLFNGGNHKQAACSNYPFAIFGELWEHEFGITESWDNKGDIVVGNDVWIGFEALIMAGVTIGNGARIGSRSIVTRDVPPYAVVAGSPAKQIKKRFSDEDIAFLEELRWWDWSEDRIKKDAGLLMGNIASLKQAVGR, from the coding sequence ATGAGTACTCCTTTATTTCCCAGATCTGATGATAAGAACACTTGCAATCTTAGGGAAGCTATCACGAATGAGTATATTATCGTGGGTGAATACACTTATTACCATGATTTTGAAGATCCGCTGAAATTTCAGGAAAAGAATGTCCTTTATCATTATCCCTTCGTGAACAACGACAGATTGATTGTTGGCAAATTTTGCTCCATAGCACACGGAGCAAAATTTTTATTCAATGGCGGAAATCATAAACAGGCGGCTTGCTCCAATTATCCTTTCGCAATATTCGGCGAACTTTGGGAGCATGAGTTTGGAATTACCGAAAGCTGGGATAACAAGGGCGATATCGTTGTCGGAAACGATGTCTGGATCGGGTTTGAAGCGTTGATTATGGCGGGGGTAACCATAGGCAATGGTGCAAGGATCGGTTCGCGGTCAATAGTTACGCGGGATGTTCCTCCTTATGCTGTCGTGGCGGGTTCTCCTGCAAAACAGATCAAGAAACGGTTTTCGGATGAAGATATTGCGTTTCTAGAGGAACTGCGGTGGTGGGACTGGTCGGAAGACCGTATAAAAAAGGATGCGGGACTGCTGATGGGGAATATTGCGAGTTTGAAACAAGCTGTGGGAAGATAG
- a CDS encoding VOC family protein, with product METDHIFIKVKHNAPEAELLKKIGLTEGSSNQHAGQGTANRRFFFKNFCIELLFVEKIDECQNETTSQLHLFERLTSNSLNIAPFGICFRPTSQNESAAPFPCRDYKPRYLPTPLNIDVAPINLAEPMWFYLSFSKRPDEAPAESRQPLEHPAGINELTSVRLITPDSENLSPAAICASKLHNFAIAEGKEYLLELEFDEHAQQKKYDLRPHLPLIMYW from the coding sequence ATGGAAACTGATCATATATTCATAAAAGTCAAGCACAATGCGCCTGAGGCTGAACTTCTTAAAAAGATAGGTTTAACTGAAGGATCTTCTAATCAGCATGCAGGGCAAGGAACAGCAAACCGAAGGTTCTTTTTTAAGAATTTTTGTATTGAGCTGCTGTTTGTCGAAAAGATTGATGAGTGTCAGAATGAAACCACAAGCCAATTACATCTTTTTGAACGGCTTACTTCAAATTCCCTTAATATCGCTCCATTCGGAATTTGCTTCAGACCAACGAGTCAAAACGAGTCAGCGGCTCCATTCCCTTGCCGAGATTATAAACCGCGCTATTTACCTACGCCGCTAAATATTGACGTAGCCCCTATAAATCTCGCTGAACCGATGTGGTTTTATTTATCGTTTTCTAAACGCCCTGATGAAGCCCCGGCCGAAAGCCGTCAGCCGTTAGAACATCCCGCAGGTATTAATGAGCTAACCAGTGTACGGCTGATAACGCCAGACTCAGAAAATTTATCGCCAGCAGCAATTTGTGCTTCAAAACTACATAATTTTGCAATTGCCGAAGGCAAAGAATATTTGCTTGAACTTGAATTTGATGAGCATGCACAGCAAAAAAAATATGACTTAAGGCCGCACCTTCCGCTGATTATGTATTGGTAG
- a CDS encoding ATP-binding cassette domain-containing protein: MNLGAEKFCKHHEKYKYAMLTWKNISHDYGENPVLSGVNLQVNSGEILALTGRSGCGKTSLLNMAAGLLVPTDGQVINTFSHTACVFQNPRLLPWRNSLDNIAFGLKAMGKNSVDRLTKARKLAERIGLRPCDITKYPHELSGGMQQRVSLARALAVEPELLLLDEPFSALDVGLRRELQDLVLELILERGLSAVFVTHDLFEAVRISHRIVILAPSPGRIVYEKQIPQSFLNRNTDFIHKTVTALLADNIVESAFGNNKKSYDTPDAKVNLQNKIKEVNMVEFKPVNMPETKLAKDMAGRNILVKSQINKVFGYNPMVTALLFALAPEKIAGLGMPSMPPERMLADQDYLSLPVLGVMGGNFGGGKNTFNKEAIQQNKVDLILSLSLFAIDEIEVNVANQLQQELGIPVLIYDGGLECTAEVLRRVGSLVGACDRGNILAEYFEDKFFKIQKTIAQIPRSERHTVYYAQSPTGLLTEPRKSRHGEIIEYAGGINIAEVHEQRGCGRTSVCAVDLARWNPDFIIMLSDEGKSQQRLYNRVKTDPFWSQLKATRSGNIYEPPGAMYNWFDRPPSVNRLMGLIWLTNLLYPEWFNWDIMRETREFYRLFYRMELGPKQVESLIRV, from the coding sequence TTGAACCTTGGCGCAGAAAAGTTTTGCAAACATCATGAAAAATATAAATATGCCATGCTGACTTGGAAAAATATCTCTCACGACTATGGAGAAAACCCAGTACTTTCCGGAGTAAATCTGCAAGTAAATTCAGGAGAAATTCTGGCACTGACAGGGCGTTCCGGTTGTGGAAAAACATCACTTCTGAACATGGCCGCAGGTTTACTTGTTCCTACAGACGGACAAGTCATCAATACATTTTCACATACTGCCTGCGTATTTCAAAACCCTCGCCTTCTGCCTTGGCGCAACTCTCTGGATAATATCGCATTCGGCCTTAAAGCCATGGGCAAAAACAGTGTAGATAGACTGACAAAAGCTAGAAAGCTGGCTGAACGTATAGGGCTGCGCCCATGCGATATAACTAAATATCCACATGAATTAAGCGGAGGCATGCAACAACGTGTTTCCCTTGCAAGAGCTCTGGCTGTTGAGCCTGAGTTACTGCTACTAGACGAGCCTTTCAGCGCACTTGATGTAGGACTGCGCCGAGAACTCCAAGACCTTGTCCTTGAACTTATTCTTGAACGCGGGCTGTCAGCTGTATTCGTGACTCACGATCTTTTTGAAGCAGTGCGGATCAGTCACCGCATCGTAATCCTCGCCCCATCACCGGGTCGCATTGTATACGAAAAACAAATCCCACAATCTTTTTTAAACCGAAATACAGACTTTATTCATAAGACAGTGACTGCGTTGCTGGCTGATAATATCGTTGAATCAGCATTTGGGAACAATAAAAAAAGCTACGATACACCTGATGCAAAAGTAAACTTACAGAACAAAATAAAAGAGGTTAATATGGTAGAGTTCAAACCCGTTAACATGCCTGAAACAAAATTAGCCAAAGACATGGCTGGGCGTAATATTTTAGTCAAATCCCAAATCAACAAAGTTTTTGGATATAATCCCATGGTCACGGCTCTACTCTTCGCCTTGGCTCCTGAAAAAATAGCAGGACTCGGCATGCCTTCTATGCCTCCGGAACGCATGCTGGCAGACCAAGATTACCTCTCACTACCCGTTCTAGGCGTTATGGGTGGAAACTTCGGGGGTGGTAAAAACACCTTCAACAAGGAAGCCATACAGCAAAATAAGGTTGACCTGATACTGTCCCTATCGCTTTTCGCCATAGATGAAATTGAAGTAAACGTTGCAAATCAGCTTCAGCAGGAATTAGGGATTCCCGTACTGATATATGACGGAGGACTCGAATGTACCGCAGAAGTTCTGAGAAGAGTCGGATCTTTAGTGGGCGCATGTGACAGAGGCAACATACTCGCCGAATATTTCGAGGATAAATTTTTTAAAATTCAGAAAACTATTGCACAAATTCCAAGAAGTGAACGCCACACCGTCTATTATGCACAGTCCCCAACGGGCCTGCTCACAGAACCACGAAAATCACGGCATGGCGAAATCATAGAATACGCCGGAGGAATAAATATTGCCGAAGTTCACGAGCAACGCGGGTGCGGACGTACATCGGTGTGCGCTGTAGATTTGGCTCGCTGGAATCCGGACTTTATCATCATGCTTTCAGACGAAGGCAAATCACAACAACGGCTATACAACCGGGTTAAAACGGATCCATTCTGGTCTCAATTAAAAGCCACCCGAAGTGGTAATATCTACGAACCGCCGGGGGCCATGTATAACTGGTTCGATCGCCCTCCGTCCGTGAACAGACTTATGGGATTAATATGGCTTACTAACCTGCTCTACCCCGAATGGTTCAATTGGGATATTATGCGTGAAACCAGAGAGTTCTACCGTCTGTTTTACCGTATGGAATTAGGTCCTAAACAAGTAGAATCACTGATCAGAGTATAA
- a CDS encoding ABC transporter permease has protein sequence MLRPAKPAWHKLNSIWYPLLGVALFILLWWVGSVNYGSFILPSPWETCKALWQLILDGKAFKAMWITTERALGGFLIAGIIGSSVGIFAGLRPKLAQTLKPIAAILLGIPPIAWIVLALLWFGTTGFTPVFTVVVTTLPITFAVAVEGARTRDEGLEKMARSFKTPHFMLLWDVYLPHILSYLFPGWITALGLAWKVTVMAELLGSTDGIGANMAIARVNMETAEALAWVIAVVALLLVVELLILEPLKHRLEPWRRKVLQTS, from the coding sequence ATGTTACGCCCAGCAAAACCAGCATGGCATAAATTAAACAGCATATGGTACCCGTTGCTGGGAGTGGCTCTTTTCATTCTCCTATGGTGGGTGGGAAGTGTTAATTACGGATCATTTATACTCCCCTCTCCTTGGGAAACCTGTAAGGCTCTATGGCAACTTATTCTAGATGGAAAAGCTTTCAAGGCCATGTGGATTACCACAGAACGGGCTTTGGGTGGATTTCTCATTGCAGGCATCATTGGCAGCAGCGTAGGAATTTTCGCAGGTCTGCGTCCGAAACTTGCGCAAACACTCAAACCGATAGCCGCCATTCTACTGGGTATCCCACCAATTGCATGGATAGTTCTTGCCTTACTATGGTTCGGCACAACAGGATTTACTCCAGTATTCACAGTTGTAGTAACGACTTTGCCCATCACCTTCGCTGTAGCAGTAGAAGGAGCCCGCACCAGAGATGAAGGGCTTGAGAAGATGGCCCGCTCCTTCAAAACACCACATTTCATGTTGCTTTGGGATGTATACCTACCGCATATCCTATCATACCTTTTCCCCGGATGGATAACCGCACTGGGATTGGCATGGAAAGTTACTGTTATGGCTGAATTGCTTGGTTCCACAGACGGCATAGGAGCCAACATGGCTATTGCAAGAGTAAATATGGAAACAGCAGAAGCTCTGGCTTGGGTTATCGCTGTGGTTGCTCTGCTCTTAGTTGTTGAATTGCTGATACTGGAACCTTTAAAACACCGTCTTGAACCTTGGCGCAGAAAAGTTTTGCAAACATCATGA
- a CDS encoding ABC transporter substrate-binding protein, giving the protein MITRRNFLSISAKSLALFPFLFSTRANAASLSKLVLAGPPAPLSLPLARLAKKTTLPTALPNMEMRQWRNPDIMRAWMISGEVQVSAAPSNAAAILYNKGLPVRLLDVNNGGILSILTSNPSIKKFTDIKGKKVLLFFRGDTPDMIVRYLATKQGISPDTDMDISYVDSPFEALQMLLSSRAETVLLPEPAATAAIMKGKSHGMKLTRIVLHDVWEQVTDSKLPLPLGGTICQASLAEENPEIIKELQIGIKQSIKWINQHPAEAAQKFAGFFGLKAPVLQKSLETFPVSQLTAKVAKKDLEFYYTTLIEMSPKLIGGKLPDDAFYLG; this is encoded by the coding sequence ATGATCACACGTAGAAATTTTCTTTCAATTAGTGCCAAATCCTTAGCTTTGTTTCCTTTTCTGTTTTCCACCAGGGCAAACGCTGCAAGTTTATCAAAATTAGTGCTTGCGGGCCCACCGGCTCCGCTGAGTCTGCCTCTGGCCCGACTGGCAAAAAAAACAACACTGCCTACGGCATTACCAAATATGGAAATGAGACAATGGCGCAACCCGGATATAATGAGGGCATGGATGATTTCCGGCGAAGTGCAAGTTTCAGCAGCTCCTTCCAACGCCGCAGCCATTCTCTATAATAAAGGTCTACCTGTGCGTTTACTGGATGTAAACAATGGCGGCATCTTAAGCATTCTCACCAGTAATCCTTCGATCAAAAAATTTACGGATATTAAAGGGAAAAAAGTTCTTTTGTTTTTCCGGGGCGATACACCGGATATGATTGTCCGCTACCTTGCCACAAAACAGGGAATCAGCCCTGATACTGACATGGACATATCCTATGTAGATTCTCCTTTCGAAGCTTTGCAGATGCTGCTGTCCTCACGGGCAGAGACAGTTTTACTGCCTGAGCCGGCAGCTACCGCAGCTATAATGAAAGGGAAATCTCATGGTATGAAACTTACGCGTATTGTCCTTCACGATGTTTGGGAGCAGGTTACTGACAGCAAGTTACCTCTGCCTCTCGGCGGAACAATATGTCAGGCTTCTTTGGCGGAAGAAAATCCTGAGATAATAAAAGAATTACAAATAGGCATTAAGCAGAGCATAAAATGGATAAATCAACATCCGGCAGAAGCAGCTCAGAAGTTTGCTGGCTTCTTCGGGCTCAAAGCTCCGGTGTTGCAAAAATCCTTGGAAACATTCCCAGTCAGCCAGCTTACGGCCAAAGTAGCTAAAAAGGATCTTGAATTCTATTATACGACCCTCATAGAAATGTCGCCGAAACTGATCGGCGGCAAACTGCCGGATGATGCTTTCTACCTAGGCTAG
- a CDS encoding APC family permease, protein MSDDKKGSIGLYGAIAIGIGGMVGGGIFAVLGLAVSMAHGATPLAFAIAGAIAMLTAFSYAKLSVAFPSQGGTVVFLDRAFGHDSIVGGLNFVLWLSYLVTLSLYATAFESYAKTFFPVGLQTAWLHHGLISIAIIIPVVINLLGAELISKSETFIVVLKLILLGIVVSSGAMFIEPARLAVSNWAPMSAVIPAGMVIFVAYEGFELISNAAEDVRNPSVTLPRAYYSSVGIVVVLYILVAILTVGVVPESLVASSKDYVLAEAARPALGQLGFYLVGVAAMLATLSAINATIYGNARLGFILAQDHELPKIMERKVWDQPFGVLVVGAITLCMANLLDIESIAVIASAGFLLIFAAVNLAGAKLAPTLNAQRVPMLIGSVVCFAVLCILLWRSATDNPKACVAFFAVLVCAFLFEFFLAMFYKPSKRAWHCFRKCSVGRATKHL, encoded by the coding sequence GTGAGTGATGATAAAAAAGGATCTATAGGACTTTACGGAGCTATCGCTATAGGAATTGGCGGTATGGTCGGCGGCGGTATTTTTGCCGTGCTCGGTCTTGCTGTTTCAATGGCGCACGGTGCAACTCCGCTTGCCTTTGCTATTGCCGGAGCTATTGCTATGTTAACGGCATTTTCTTATGCGAAGCTGTCGGTAGCCTTTCCAAGCCAAGGAGGTACTGTTGTCTTTCTGGACCGTGCATTCGGGCATGACAGTATAGTAGGCGGTCTAAATTTCGTTTTATGGCTCAGTTATCTTGTCACATTGTCACTTTATGCCACCGCTTTTGAATCATATGCCAAAACATTTTTCCCTGTCGGTTTACAGACTGCATGGCTGCACCACGGGCTTATCAGCATCGCGATTATTATCCCTGTTGTAATCAATCTGCTTGGTGCGGAACTTATCAGTAAGTCTGAAACATTTATCGTTGTGCTTAAGCTTATTCTGCTTGGCATAGTTGTTTCATCCGGTGCCATGTTTATTGAGCCTGCACGTTTAGCCGTATCAAACTGGGCTCCTATGTCAGCCGTGATTCCTGCCGGAATGGTTATCTTTGTAGCATATGAGGGATTTGAATTGATATCTAATGCTGCTGAAGATGTACGCAATCCATCTGTCACTCTGCCTCGGGCATATTATAGCTCTGTAGGAATAGTTGTCGTTTTGTATATTTTAGTGGCAATTCTAACTGTCGGAGTTGTTCCGGAAAGTCTTGTTGCATCTTCAAAGGATTATGTACTTGCGGAAGCGGCTCGTCCTGCACTCGGTCAACTCGGTTTTTATCTTGTGGGGGTAGCTGCAATGCTTGCTACTCTTTCAGCTATCAATGCAACTATTTATGGTAATGCTCGTTTAGGTTTTATTCTCGCACAGGATCATGAATTACCAAAGATTATGGAGCGTAAGGTATGGGATCAACCATTTGGTGTTCTTGTGGTAGGCGCAATCACTTTATGCATGGCTAATTTGCTTGATATCGAGTCCATAGCTGTGATTGCAAGTGCGGGCTTTTTATTGATTTTTGCCGCAGTTAATCTAGCTGGAGCCAAGCTGGCACCGACTCTCAACGCACAAAGAGTTCCTATGCTGATAGGTTCCGTAGTCTGTTTTGCTGTGCTTTGTATTTTGTTGTGGCGGTCCGCAACGGATAACCCGAAGGCTTGCGTAGCTTTCTTTGCTGTGCTTGTCTGTGCATTCTTATTCGAATTTTTTCTAGCGATGTTTTATAAACCTTCGAAGCGTGCTTGGCATTGTTTTCGGAAATGTTCTGTTGGTAGGGCGACTAAACACTTGTAG
- a CDS encoding ATP-binding protein: protein MIKKIIRKNLLNYYPSIALGLIILSFVFFLGILIFFDSYEDFYHFTRKHESWNLDDILMGLVITLSFLGPISLIVSHRIMVKNESLKDGLEFLRAELEHKKFMERTRYDLINNLSIELKKVLNLSLKNTNQEILLNSGSLERLIDKITTVCSIGSDYSTKNKDEIHFHPILRDIKQNLKLKAKTIGAEIHFLVQTGFPNKCYGNEYAILQLITEILHDAMERSRHGLISVQLRHASFEEIVKTIEIRVSNIGDPVPKEKQKLFDYENSGSYFRTHQTFNPNNHLVLAYWLILMIEGEITVLPNEHGGSIITLTFQVTVDAPE from the coding sequence ATGATAAAGAAAATTATTCGAAAGAATCTCTTAAATTATTATCCTTCCATTGCGCTAGGGCTTATTATCCTATCCTTTGTCTTTTTCCTCGGGATTCTTATTTTTTTCGATTCGTATGAAGATTTTTATCATTTCACACGGAAACACGAAAGTTGGAACCTAGATGACATTCTTATGGGGTTAGTTATAACCTTATCCTTCCTAGGTCCAATATCACTTATTGTTTCCCATAGAATTATGGTTAAAAATGAATCTTTAAAGGATGGTCTTGAGTTTCTACGTGCCGAGTTAGAACATAAAAAATTTATGGAAAGGACCAGGTACGATCTGATCAATAATTTAAGTATAGAACTTAAAAAGGTGTTAAATCTTTCGCTTAAAAACACCAATCAAGAAATACTACTTAATTCAGGTAGTCTTGAAAGATTGATCGATAAAATTACGACTGTGTGCTCAATCGGCTCTGACTACTCAACAAAAAATAAAGATGAAATTCATTTTCATCCAATACTGCGTGACATAAAGCAAAATCTCAAACTAAAGGCTAAAACGATAGGAGCTGAAATTCATTTTTTAGTCCAAACAGGTTTTCCAAACAAATGCTATGGGAATGAATATGCAATATTACAACTTATTACAGAAATTCTTCATGACGCTATGGAAAGATCGCGGCATGGCCTTATTAGTGTCCAGCTGAGACACGCCAGCTTTGAAGAAATTGTAAAAACAATTGAGATTAGAGTATCGAATATTGGGGATCCTGTTCCAAAGGAAAAACAAAAGCTATTCGACTACGAAAACTCTGGAAGCTACTTTCGAACACATCAAACATTCAATCCAAATAACCACTTAGTTCTGGCGTACTGGCTAATTTTAATGATTGAAGGTGAAATTACAGTTCTTCCTAATGAGCATGGAGGATCAATCATTACTTTAACTTTTCAAGTAACTGTTGATGCCCCCGAGTAG
- a CDS encoding citrate synthase: MSNEEKATLNYNGKTYDLPIITGTEGEVGLDISNLRSQSGLITFDPGFGNTGACKSDITFVDGENGILRYRGYPIEELAEHGNFIETAWLLIFGELPLKEDLARFRALLCAEELIHEDLLHHFNGFPSHKSQPMAILSAVINALGSYHTDLYDIHNKSEFFLAVGKMISKVRTIAAFSYRKSIGRPFMYPNPDLSYCHNFLHMMFSIPNKHYDPPIEAVKALSLVFMLHADHEQNCSTSTVRMVGSTQANIFASVSAGICALWGKLHGGANAAVIEMLEQIKAGNTTIDDYLEKVKRKEVRLMGFGHRIYKSFDPRARILKKAAHNLLANGFDDQLLDIALELEEKAINDDYFTERSLYPNVDFYSGIILRALGIPVAMFTVMFAIGRLPGWIAHWYEDFENPTTRINRPRQIYTGQTQRNYIPINFRK; the protein is encoded by the coding sequence ATGAGCAATGAAGAAAAAGCTACTTTAAATTACAACGGCAAAACCTATGATTTGCCAATCATAACCGGAACTGAAGGCGAAGTAGGTCTGGATATATCTAATCTGCGATCACAAAGCGGATTAATCACTTTTGACCCCGGGTTCGGAAATACCGGAGCCTGCAAAAGTGACATCACATTTGTTGACGGTGAAAACGGAATTCTGCGTTACAGAGGCTATCCAATTGAAGAACTTGCCGAACACGGAAATTTCATTGAAACAGCATGGCTGCTTATTTTCGGAGAGTTACCTCTGAAAGAAGACCTTGCCAGATTCAGAGCACTTCTTTGTGCTGAAGAACTGATTCACGAAGATTTACTTCATCACTTCAACGGCTTTCCGTCTCACAAGAGCCAACCTATGGCGATTCTTTCTGCGGTAATCAATGCACTTGGCAGTTATCATACTGACCTTTACGACATCCATAATAAGTCTGAATTTTTCCTTGCTGTGGGTAAAATGATATCCAAGGTTAGAACTATAGCCGCATTTTCATACAGAAAATCTATCGGCAGACCTTTTATGTACCCCAATCCGGACCTCAGTTACTGTCATAATTTTCTACATATGATGTTTTCTATCCCGAATAAACATTATGACCCGCCGATTGAGGCCGTTAAGGCTCTTTCATTAGTGTTTATGCTGCATGCCGATCATGAACAAAACTGTTCCACATCAACAGTGCGTATGGTCGGATCTACTCAGGCAAACATTTTTGCGTCCGTATCAGCTGGAATATGCGCTCTGTGGGGCAAACTACACGGAGGGGCAAACGCAGCTGTTATTGAAATGCTTGAACAGATTAAAGCAGGTAATACGACTATTGATGACTACTTAGAAAAAGTTAAAAGAAAAGAAGTCAGACTCATGGGATTCGGTCACCGTATCTATAAAAGCTTTGACCCGCGTGCACGCATTCTTAAGAAAGCCGCACATAACCTGCTTGCAAACGGATTTGACGATCAGCTTCTGGACATTGCCCTTGAACTTGAAGAAAAAGCTATCAACGATGATTACTTTACCGAACGCAGTCTTTATCCAAATGTGGACTTTTACTCTGGGATCATCTTACGAGCACTCGGAATTCCGGTTGCAATGTTCACAGTAATGTTCGCTATAGGCAGACTACCCGGATGGATTGCTCATTGGTATGAAGATTTCGAAAATCCAACCACCAGAATCAACCGTCCGAGACAGATATACACAGGGCAGACTCAAAGAAACTACATTCCTATCAATTTCAGGAAATAA